The Leptolyngbya sp. CCY15150 genome contains a region encoding:
- a CDS encoding GntR family transcriptional regulator yields MVQFHIQPDSEIPASTQLYNQIRFAIASRQFPPGHRLPSTRQLAMQTGLHRNTISKVYRQLEDAGVVDARAGAGIFVRAQGDEGVAKTGSPLLAQYPEANKLVQQSVDKLLSQGCSLSQARELFLAEIDWRLRCSARVLVTSPSQDIGAGQLMVQELEQALKIPVQLVPLEELEQVLDQARSGTVVTSRYFIGEAEAIAAPRSVRVIPVDIYDYAQEMQLLTKLPTGSCLGIVSLSSGILRAAEVIIHSLRGEDLLVMTAQTDDAYKLSSIVRSTQVIVCDLVSVPRVKAAIQEARNDLIRPPQVITSNNYVGMDSIEVLKRELGLD; encoded by the coding sequence ATGGTTCAGTTTCACATTCAACCCGATAGCGAGATCCCAGCGTCTACTCAGCTCTACAACCAAATACGCTTTGCGATCGCTTCGCGGCAGTTTCCACCGGGGCATCGGCTGCCCAGCACCCGGCAGTTGGCTATGCAAACGGGTTTGCATCGCAACACGATTAGCAAAGTCTACCGCCAGCTCGAAGATGCTGGGGTGGTGGATGCTCGGGCTGGGGCTGGCATTTTTGTGCGGGCTCAGGGCGACGAAGGCGTTGCCAAAACCGGCTCCCCGCTCCTGGCCCAATACCCCGAAGCCAACAAACTGGTGCAGCAAAGTGTTGATAAGCTGTTGAGCCAGGGCTGTAGCCTCAGTCAGGCGCGGGAACTATTTCTAGCAGAAATTGACTGGCGGTTGCGCTGCAGCGCCCGCGTGTTGGTCACTTCACCAAGCCAAGACATTGGCGCAGGGCAGTTGATGGTGCAAGAGCTAGAACAGGCGCTGAAGATTCCGGTGCAGTTGGTACCCCTGGAAGAACTAGAGCAGGTTCTGGATCAGGCGCGATCGGGCACCGTGGTCACCAGCCGTTACTTTATTGGTGAAGCCGAGGCGATCGCTGCCCCGCGTTCGGTACGCGTGATTCCGGTTGATATTTACGACTACGCCCAAGAAATGCAGTTGCTGACCAAACTGCCCACGGGTAGCTGTTTGGGCATTGTCAGTCTCAGCAGCGGCATCCTCAGAGCAGCGGAGGTGATTATCCACAGTCTGCGGGGTGAGGATCTGCTGGTGATGACGGCTCAGACAGATGATGCCTACAAGCTCAGCTCGATTGTGCGCAGTACCCAAGTGATTGTCTGCGATCTGGTGAGTGTTCCTCGGGTGAAAGCTGCGATCCAAGAAGCGCGCAATGATCTGATTCGTCCACCCCAAGTAATTACCAGCAATAACTATGTGGGTATGGATTCCATCGAGGTCTTGAAGCGAGAGCTGGGGCTGGATTAA
- a CDS encoding DUF58 domain-containing protein has protein sequence MRQTKAWSDWLETRWVSPSYGGWLLLGLAVFFFAAATNTMAGWLYVISGGMLAMLAIAALLPPRSLKHVQVSRMPIYPISAGDALQVELRIDNPTPQARGLLELSDLLPFVVGAPERAALETLPAQGQYRWAYSRVMEQRGVYRWHTVHLRTAAPFGLFWRRQAFTQPAIAVVYPQVLPLSSCPLVDEQGADEQKELQSIQRPDSASEGMTRALRPYRWGDPIRMVHWRSSARYGDLRVRELEVITGGQALVIALDSGIAWPAAAFEEAVIVAASLYFYALKQKLQVSLWTAGTGTVDGQQQVLEVLAATQSDEDPRPIAGQRPDLPLVWLTPRGDRLEDLPAGSRWMLWDETGRSPSTTQRLGVLRQPEDPLQIQLQRSL, from the coding sequence GGCTTGAAACTCGTTGGGTGTCTCCGTCCTATGGCGGCTGGCTGCTGCTGGGGTTGGCTGTATTTTTCTTTGCGGCGGCGACCAACACCATGGCTGGCTGGCTGTATGTGATCAGTGGCGGTATGTTGGCGATGCTGGCGATCGCTGCCCTCTTGCCGCCGCGATCGCTGAAGCATGTGCAGGTGAGCCGGATGCCCATCTATCCCATCAGCGCTGGCGATGCCCTGCAGGTGGAACTGCGGATTGATAATCCCACGCCCCAGGCTCGGGGACTGCTCGAACTTTCTGATCTACTGCCGTTTGTGGTGGGTGCGCCAGAACGGGCGGCCTTGGAGACCTTGCCGGCCCAAGGGCAATACCGCTGGGCCTATAGCCGAGTGATGGAACAGCGGGGGGTCTACCGTTGGCATACGGTGCATCTGCGGACGGCGGCTCCCTTTGGTCTCTTCTGGCGGCGGCAGGCGTTCACTCAGCCAGCGATCGCTGTGGTCTATCCCCAGGTATTGCCGCTGTCGTCCTGTCCCTTGGTGGATGAGCAGGGAGCCGATGAGCAGAAAGAGCTGCAAAGTATTCAACGTCCCGATAGCGCTAGCGAAGGCATGACCCGGGCCCTGCGGCCCTATCGCTGGGGGGATCCGATTCGCATGGTGCATTGGCGATCGAGCGCTCGTTATGGCGATCTGCGGGTGCGGGAGTTGGAGGTGATCACCGGCGGTCAGGCCTTGGTGATTGCCTTGGATAGCGGCATAGCTTGGCCGGCGGCAGCCTTTGAAGAAGCGGTGATTGTGGCAGCGTCGCTCTATTTCTATGCCTTGAAGCAAAAACTGCAGGTGAGCCTCTGGACAGCAGGGACGGGGACGGTGGACGGGCAGCAGCAGGTGCTTGAAGTTTTGGCGGCCACCCAGTCCGATGAAGATCCTCGGCCGATCGCGGGTCAGCGTCCGGATCTGCCCTTGGTTTGGTTGACCCCGAGGGGCGATCGCTTGGAAGATTTACCGGCGGGTAGTCGCTGGATGCTTTGGGATGAGACGGGGCGATCGCCCTCCACAACTCAGCGTTTGGGTGTGCTGCGCCAGCCCGAGGATCCGTTGCAGATTCAACTGCAGCGATCGCTCTAA
- a CDS encoding dienelactone hydrolase family protein, translating to MSHSDLQTGHVQINHDGLAIDAYMAQPAADGLYPPVVVVQEIFGVNAHIRDITERIAREGYLAIAPALYQRLAPGFEAGYTLDDIKLGRQYKDQTHADELLGDVQAAIDFLSQQPASKPGGVGCIGFCFGGHVAFLAATLPSVAATASFYGAGLPTWCPGGGDPTLSRTGDINGTLYAFFGMEDLSIPPEHVEQLEAALTAHHVPHQIFRYPEADHGFFCDRRASYHEAAAADAWVQVKALFQQVL from the coding sequence ATGAGCCATTCGGATCTTCAAACAGGCCATGTCCAGATTAACCATGATGGCTTGGCGATCGATGCCTATATGGCCCAGCCCGCTGCCGACGGTCTGTATCCTCCCGTGGTCGTTGTGCAAGAAATCTTTGGGGTGAATGCCCACATTCGAGATATCACAGAACGCATTGCCCGAGAAGGTTACCTTGCGATCGCCCCGGCTCTCTACCAACGGTTAGCCCCCGGCTTTGAAGCTGGGTACACCCTAGACGATATCAAACTAGGGCGACAGTATAAAGACCAGACCCATGCGGATGAGCTATTGGGCGATGTGCAGGCGGCCATCGATTTTCTGAGCCAACAGCCGGCTAGTAAACCCGGTGGGGTGGGCTGTATTGGATTTTGTTTTGGTGGGCATGTGGCGTTCCTAGCTGCCACTCTGCCATCCGTCGCTGCGACCGCGTCGTTTTATGGGGCTGGATTGCCAACCTGGTGTCCGGGCGGTGGCGACCCCACCTTGAGCCGCACAGGAGATATTAACGGCACCCTCTACGCCTTTTTTGGCATGGAAGATCTGAGCATTCCCCCTGAGCATGTGGAGCAACTTGAAGCAGCCTTAACGGCGCATCACGTCCCCCACCAAATCTTTCGCTACCCCGAAGCCGACCATGGCTTTTTCTGCGATCGCCGCGCTAGCTATCATGAGGCCGCTGCCGCCGATGCTTGGGTGCAGGTAAAAGCTCTGTTTCAGCAAGTCCTCTAG